In one window of Microbacterium natoriense DNA:
- a CDS encoding aminotransferase class V-fold PLP-dependent enzyme, whose protein sequence is MSTFDDYLATFDTEPGYLNWAAFGPLSTSVREEVFADADLLGTGRPSSLALVGERVGEAKELIAELLGAEADEIALQPSSTHGLMHALYGLSGAVIASTAEFPSVSLTLERAALASRGAVSPRWIAPPDGRVTTDAVAVALDDEVSAVAVSHIDFRTGYRVDLAALRELIGPDRLLIVDAVQSFGIVDDDYAAADVVVGHGYKWLRAGRGTGFARFSARARERIVPVLSGITGTSAVGLPADQLPDPAASAQAYTVSGPDTLAAARLAVGVRGVRDAGVAAVETGLAERVDAVIEIADRNGIAVSSPRARERRGGIVALAPQEPARIAAALANAGLVVTARGSAVRIAPHAGTDAATLELLDEALGAFGNETFISA, encoded by the coding sequence GTGAGCACCTTCGACGACTACCTCGCGACGTTCGACACCGAGCCCGGCTATCTGAACTGGGCGGCTTTCGGGCCTTTGTCGACATCGGTGCGCGAGGAGGTGTTCGCCGACGCGGATCTTCTCGGCACCGGCCGCCCGTCTTCTCTCGCTCTCGTGGGGGAGCGCGTGGGAGAGGCGAAGGAGCTCATCGCTGAGCTTCTCGGTGCCGAGGCCGACGAGATCGCCCTCCAGCCGTCGTCGACGCACGGACTGATGCACGCGCTGTACGGCCTGTCCGGTGCGGTGATCGCCTCGACGGCCGAGTTCCCGAGCGTGAGCCTCACCCTGGAGCGCGCAGCCCTGGCGTCACGCGGCGCCGTGAGCCCGCGATGGATCGCTCCGCCCGACGGCAGGGTGACGACGGATGCCGTCGCAGTCGCGCTCGACGACGAGGTCTCAGCCGTCGCCGTCAGTCACATCGACTTCCGCACGGGCTACCGGGTCGATCTCGCAGCCCTCAGGGAACTCATCGGGCCCGACCGTCTTCTCATCGTCGACGCGGTGCAGTCCTTCGGCATCGTCGACGACGACTACGCCGCAGCGGATGTGGTCGTGGGGCACGGCTACAAGTGGCTTCGAGCCGGCCGCGGCACAGGCTTCGCCCGCTTCTCGGCACGGGCACGCGAGCGCATCGTCCCCGTGCTCAGCGGGATCACCGGCACCTCTGCCGTCGGGCTCCCCGCCGACCAGTTGCCCGATCCGGCGGCATCCGCCCAGGCGTACACCGTGAGCGGCCCCGATACGCTCGCGGCCGCTCGTCTCGCGGTCGGCGTGCGCGGCGTGCGCGACGCCGGAGTGGCGGCGGTCGAGACAGGCCTCGCCGAACGCGTCGACGCGGTGATCGAGATCGCCGACCGCAACGGGATCGCGGTGAGTTCGCCCCGCGCCCGTGAGCGACGAGGCGGAATCGTCGCGCTCGCTCCGCAGGAGCCGGCGCGGATCGCCGCGGCGCTCGCCAACGCAGGTCTCGTCGTCACCGCGCGCGGATCGGCGGTGCGGATCGCCCCGCACGCAGGCACGGATGCCGCGACCCTGGAGCTCCTCGACGAGGCGCTCGGCGCGTTCGGCAACGAGACGTTCATCAGCGCGTAA
- a CDS encoding DUF4245 family protein, whose protein sequence is MNKPAPIVAELGRPETPEETAARKAESSRAYRSSQNVRSLVAALIVTLAVVAVIVFAVPRGEPASAPHVDLAAISADVESTMDRAVIVPEPGTFWRVNKAELTSGSTVVWDVTLAPKDEDERGFIKFAQAFDADSSWAPQRLNGTATTDTVRIDGREWDVYEPGDAGAKQNITYAIGTQVGADYVLLYGSRSADSTAELAESLTPQIDSLSEAS, encoded by the coding sequence GTGAACAAGCCCGCGCCGATCGTCGCCGAGCTCGGCCGACCAGAGACCCCGGAGGAGACCGCTGCACGCAAGGCGGAGTCCAGCCGCGCGTACCGATCCAGCCAGAACGTGCGCAGCCTGGTCGCCGCCCTCATCGTCACTCTCGCCGTCGTCGCGGTCATCGTCTTCGCGGTTCCCCGCGGCGAGCCGGCATCCGCGCCTCACGTCGACCTCGCCGCCATCTCCGCAGACGTCGAATCGACCATGGATCGCGCCGTCATCGTGCCCGAACCGGGCACATTCTGGCGAGTGAACAAGGCCGAGCTCACGAGCGGCTCGACCGTGGTCTGGGATGTCACGCTCGCCCCGAAAGACGAGGACGAACGCGGATTCATCAAGTTCGCCCAGGCCTTCGACGCGGACTCGTCCTGGGCGCCGCAGCGTCTGAACGGCACCGCGACGACCGACACCGTCAGGATCGACGGTCGGGAGTGGGATGTGTACGAGCCCGGCGACGCCGGTGCGAAGCAGAACATCACGTACGCGATCGGCACGCAGGTCGGGGCCGACTACGTGCTGCTCTACGGCTCACGATCGGCCGATTCGACAGCAGAGCTCGCCGAATCCCTCACACCGCAGATCGATTCGCTCTCGGAGGCATCATGA
- a CDS encoding 4-hydroxy-3-methylbut-2-enyl diphosphate reductase, which yields MTSTAVHLPSPRVPRVRAAAGRLQDNPVDGRKRVLLAAPRGYCAGVDRAVVAVEKALERYGAPVYVRKQIVHNIHVVTELEDKGAIFVEEVDEVPEGAHVVFSAHGVSPAVVNAASDRGLHAIDATCPLVTKVHREAVRFARDDFEILLIGHEGHEEVEGTAGEAPEHVTIVNSPAEADTVQVKDPSKVVWLSQTTLSVDETMETVNRLRTRFPELHNPPSDDICYATQNRQVAIKKVAAAADLVIVVGSSNSSNSVRLVEVALEHGAKAAYRVDYAEEVKQEWLDGVATVGVTSGASVPEVLVREVLDALDGAGYHDVEEVRTAEEDLMFSLPKELRQDAAGQRDARALGGRVSGAAV from the coding sequence GTGACTTCGACTGCCGTGCATCTGCCTTCTCCGCGTGTCCCTCGAGTGCGTGCGGCGGCCGGGCGGCTTCAGGATAACCCGGTCGACGGACGCAAGAGGGTTCTGCTCGCCGCACCCCGCGGATACTGCGCCGGTGTCGACCGTGCGGTCGTCGCGGTCGAGAAGGCGCTCGAGCGCTACGGCGCCCCCGTCTACGTCCGCAAGCAGATCGTCCACAACATCCACGTCGTCACAGAGCTCGAGGACAAGGGCGCGATCTTCGTCGAAGAGGTCGACGAGGTCCCCGAGGGCGCACACGTCGTCTTCAGCGCGCACGGAGTCTCGCCGGCGGTCGTGAACGCGGCATCCGATCGAGGTCTGCACGCGATCGACGCGACCTGCCCGCTGGTCACCAAGGTGCACCGGGAGGCTGTGCGGTTCGCCCGTGACGACTTCGAGATCCTCCTGATCGGCCATGAAGGCCACGAAGAGGTCGAGGGCACCGCGGGCGAGGCCCCCGAGCATGTGACCATCGTGAACTCGCCGGCCGAGGCCGACACCGTCCAGGTGAAGGACCCCTCTAAGGTCGTCTGGCTGTCGCAGACCACGCTCTCGGTCGACGAGACGATGGAGACGGTGAACCGCCTCCGGACACGCTTCCCCGAACTGCACAACCCGCCGTCCGACGACATCTGCTACGCCACGCAGAACCGACAGGTCGCCATCAAGAAGGTCGCGGCTGCCGCCGACCTCGTGATCGTCGTCGGCTCGTCGAACTCGTCCAACAGCGTGCGGCTCGTCGAGGTCGCCCTCGAGCACGGCGCCAAGGCGGCCTATCGGGTCGACTACGCCGAAGAGGTCAAGCAGGAGTGGCTCGACGGCGTCGCGACGGTCGGCGTGACCAGCGGAGCATCCGTTCCCGAAGTCCTCGTGCGCGAGGTGCTTGACGCGCTCGACGGCGCCGGTTACCACGACGTCGAAGAGGTGCGCACGGCGGAGGAGGACCTCATGTTCTCCCTGCCCAAGGAGCTGCGACAGGACGCGGCGGGTCAGCGGGATGCGCGGGCGCTCGGCGGTCGGGTCTCGGGCGCAGCGGTCTGA
- a CDS encoding isoprenyl transferase: MSRESQGRGPLYRLYSSRLRRHLDPATMPHHVAMMIDGNRRWARQLGYTTPAEGHRAGAAKMREFLGWCDELGIRVVSLYLLSSDNLLKRDSAELADLIEIIAELADALSREGNWRVKHVGRSDILPAELAKVLADAEERTRDHTGLHVNLAVGYGGRNEIVDAVRSIITKHEASGGTMEDLAAHLTPEMIGEHLYTGGQPDPDLVIRTSGEQRLSDFLLWQSAHSEFYFVEALGPDLRQVDFLRAIRDFADRDRRFGR; this comes from the coding sequence ATGTCACGGGAGAGCCAGGGGCGGGGACCGCTGTATCGGCTCTACAGCAGCCGCCTGCGCCGGCACCTGGACCCTGCCACCATGCCGCACCACGTCGCGATGATGATCGACGGCAATCGTCGATGGGCTCGCCAGCTCGGCTACACGACCCCGGCCGAGGGCCATCGGGCAGGAGCCGCGAAGATGCGGGAGTTCCTGGGCTGGTGCGATGAGCTCGGCATCCGCGTGGTCTCGTTGTATCTCCTCTCCAGCGACAACCTCCTCAAACGCGATTCCGCCGAGCTGGCCGACCTCATCGAGATCATCGCCGAGCTCGCGGACGCGCTCTCGCGGGAAGGCAACTGGCGCGTCAAGCACGTCGGACGCAGCGACATCCTTCCGGCGGAGCTCGCGAAGGTCCTGGCGGATGCCGAAGAGCGCACGCGGGACCACACCGGCCTGCATGTGAACCTCGCCGTCGGCTACGGCGGCCGCAACGAGATCGTCGACGCCGTGCGCAGCATCATCACCAAGCACGAAGCGTCAGGCGGCACGATGGAGGACCTCGCCGCCCATCTCACGCCCGAGATGATCGGCGAACACCTCTACACCGGTGGGCAGCCCGATCCCGACCTCGTGATCCGCACCAGCGGCGAGCAGCGGCTCAGCGACTTCCTGCTGTGGCAGAGCGCGCACAGTGAGTTCTACTTCGTCGAGGCGCTCGGCCCCGACCTCCGTCAGGTCGACTTCCTTCGCGCGATCCGCGACTTCGCCGATCGTGATCGGCGCTTCGGGCGCTGA
- the xseA gene encoding exodeoxyribonuclease VII large subunit, giving the protein MTVFEAATGPGETPPADAVAPRDSTADAPTSVARLNATIRDFIARWNTVWVEGEITSWNVRAGNVFARLKDTRSDAQISIRIWSSVRARIPNDLGVGDHVVTAVKSDYFVKSGDFSFAVSAMKHVGLGDQLERLERLRAQLRQEGLFDSARKKRLPFLPHVIGLITGERSDAEKDVHRNAELRWPQVRFRTEYAAVQGDRCVPDTLAALARLEADPEIDVIIIARGGGDPQTLLGFSDERLIRAVAAASTPVVSAIGHENDHPLLDDVADLRASTPTDAAKRVVPDVGEQRALIAQLRSRATMRLTQRVGHDIAQLEQLRSRPVLRSPDPIIETRAQELWLLLSRGRDTVSRQLDTAGRRTTELRASLRALSPAATLARGYAIAHLEGGVILRDAADAPAGTALTITVDRGSLAAVSDGEISEGR; this is encoded by the coding sequence ATGACGGTCTTCGAAGCCGCGACGGGCCCAGGCGAGACGCCCCCGGCCGATGCGGTCGCGCCCCGCGACTCCACGGCAGACGCCCCGACCTCGGTCGCGCGGCTGAACGCCACCATCCGCGACTTCATCGCGCGGTGGAACACGGTGTGGGTGGAGGGCGAGATCACGTCGTGGAACGTGCGCGCCGGCAACGTGTTCGCCCGGCTCAAGGACACGCGCTCCGATGCTCAGATCTCGATCCGCATCTGGTCGAGCGTGCGTGCACGGATCCCGAACGACCTCGGCGTGGGCGACCATGTCGTCACCGCAGTCAAGTCGGACTACTTCGTCAAGAGCGGCGACTTCAGCTTCGCCGTCTCGGCCATGAAGCACGTCGGACTCGGCGATCAGCTCGAACGACTCGAACGGCTCCGGGCGCAGCTGCGCCAGGAGGGGCTGTTCGACTCCGCCCGCAAGAAGCGCCTTCCGTTCCTCCCCCACGTGATCGGCCTGATCACGGGCGAGCGATCGGATGCCGAGAAGGACGTGCATCGCAACGCCGAACTGCGCTGGCCCCAGGTGCGCTTCCGCACGGAGTATGCGGCAGTGCAGGGCGATCGCTGCGTGCCGGACACGCTCGCCGCCCTCGCGCGGCTCGAAGCCGATCCCGAGATCGACGTGATCATCATCGCCCGCGGCGGTGGCGACCCCCAGACGCTGCTCGGGTTCAGCGACGAGCGGCTGATCCGCGCGGTGGCCGCGGCATCCACTCCCGTCGTCAGCGCGATCGGTCATGAGAACGACCATCCGCTGCTCGACGACGTCGCGGATCTCCGCGCGTCGACCCCGACCGATGCCGCCAAGCGCGTGGTGCCAGACGTCGGCGAGCAGCGCGCGCTCATCGCCCAGCTGCGCTCTCGCGCGACCATGAGGCTCACTCAGCGCGTCGGTCACGACATCGCACAGCTGGAGCAGCTGCGATCGCGTCCGGTGCTGCGCTCCCCCGACCCGATCATCGAGACACGCGCGCAGGAACTCTGGCTGCTGCTGTCGCGCGGACGCGACACGGTCTCACGGCAGCTGGACACGGCCGGTCGCCGGACCACCGAGCTGCGTGCATCACTGCGCGCGCTCTCGCCCGCCGCGACTCTCGCGCGCGGTTACGCCATCGCTCATCTCGAGGGAGGTGTCATCCTCCGCGACGCGGCGGATGCGCCCGCCGGCACCGCACTCACGATCACTGTCGACCGGGGTTCTCTGGCGGCCGTCTCCGACGGCGAGATCTCCGAAGGGCGCTGA
- a CDS encoding DUF6264 family protein — MSDQRPQYGELATPEEQRRAAGLPPLSEVAPAAPEPIAAAAAPASARPHPVDRFATIALLAYGLVNVVMTGMSYLDLPTVLNEVMKILGIEGEFTDYAAGRLWGTVAAVVLAVGWTATAVLSVRRLRRGRITWWLPIVGAVVTSFLAGICVMVAMMGDPAFADYIVKAGS; from the coding sequence ATGAGCGATCAGCGGCCCCAGTACGGCGAACTCGCGACTCCGGAGGAGCAGCGCAGAGCTGCGGGGCTCCCGCCGCTGAGCGAAGTCGCCCCCGCGGCGCCCGAGCCGATCGCGGCGGCTGCGGCACCCGCATCCGCCCGGCCTCACCCGGTCGATCGCTTCGCGACGATCGCCCTCCTGGCCTACGGCCTCGTGAACGTCGTGATGACCGGGATGTCGTATCTCGATCTGCCCACGGTCCTGAACGAGGTCATGAAGATCCTCGGCATCGAGGGTGAGTTCACCGACTACGCGGCAGGGCGCCTGTGGGGCACTGTGGCCGCCGTCGTGCTCGCTGTCGGCTGGACCGCCACCGCCGTGCTGTCGGTCCGCCGACTGCGCCGCGGACGGATCACGTGGTGGCTGCCGATCGTCGGAGCGGTCGTGACGTCGTTCCTCGCCGGCATCTGCGTGATGGTCGCGATGATGGGAGATCCGGCGTTCGCCGACTACATCGTCAAGGCGGGATCGTGA
- a CDS encoding PhoH family protein, with amino-acid sequence MRTYVLDTSVLLSDPQAFFRFAEHSVVLPVVVISELEGKRNDPEIGYFARQALRHLDDLRIEHGRLDFPVEVGEGGTLRVELANTDASVLPAGIRLSDNDTRILSVAMHLAQDGQDVTIVSKDLPMRVKAASLGLRAEEYLAEQAVDSGWTGITTLDLSGDEISDLYESEVGISEDARGLPVNTGLIIHSERGSALGRVTGDGEYKLVRGDREVFGMHGRSAEQRIAIDLLLDPEVGIVSLGGRAGTGKSALALCAGLDAVLERQQQKKIIVFRPLFAVGGQDLGYLPGDRDEKMGPWGQAVFDTLGSVVSGNVMEEIVERGILEVLPLTHIRGRSLHDAFVIVDEAQSLERNVLLTVLSRMGQNSRVILTHDVGQRDNLRVGRHDGIASVIETLKGHDLFAHVTLMRSERSAIAALVTELLEGTELS; translated from the coding sequence CTGCGCACCTATGTGCTCGACACGTCGGTGCTGCTGAGCGATCCTCAGGCGTTCTTCCGATTCGCCGAGCATTCGGTCGTGCTTCCCGTGGTCGTCATCAGTGAACTCGAAGGCAAGCGGAACGACCCCGAGATCGGCTACTTCGCGCGTCAGGCGCTGCGGCACCTCGATGATCTGCGCATCGAGCACGGCCGCCTGGACTTCCCCGTGGAGGTCGGCGAGGGCGGAACCCTGCGCGTGGAACTCGCGAACACCGACGCCTCGGTCCTTCCCGCCGGCATCCGTCTGAGCGACAACGACACGCGCATCCTCTCGGTGGCCATGCACCTCGCCCAGGACGGGCAGGACGTGACGATCGTGTCGAAGGATCTGCCGATGCGCGTCAAGGCGGCGTCGCTCGGCCTTCGTGCCGAAGAGTACCTCGCGGAGCAGGCCGTCGACTCCGGCTGGACCGGCATCACCACTCTCGACCTCTCCGGAGACGAGATCAGCGACCTCTACGAGAGCGAGGTCGGAATCAGCGAAGACGCCCGAGGGCTGCCGGTCAACACCGGCCTCATCATCCACTCCGAGCGCGGCTCCGCCCTCGGACGGGTGACAGGTGACGGGGAGTACAAGCTCGTGCGCGGCGATCGAGAGGTGTTCGGCATGCACGGGCGTTCGGCTGAGCAGCGGATCGCGATCGACCTGCTGCTCGACCCGGAGGTCGGGATCGTGTCGCTGGGGGGACGCGCCGGCACCGGAAAGTCGGCTCTCGCGCTGTGCGCAGGCCTCGACGCCGTTCTCGAGCGTCAGCAGCAGAAGAAGATCATCGTGTTCCGGCCGCTGTTCGCGGTCGGCGGGCAGGATCTCGGGTACCTCCCGGGCGACCGCGACGAGAAGATGGGCCCCTGGGGTCAGGCGGTGTTCGACACCCTCGGCTCGGTGGTCTCGGGCAACGTCATGGAAGAGATCGTCGAGCGCGGGATCCTCGAGGTGCTGCCCCTGACGCACATCCGCGGACGCTCGCTTCACGACGCTTTCGTGATCGTCGACGAGGCGCAGTCGCTCGAGCGCAACGTGCTGCTGACGGTGCTCAGCCGCATGGGCCAGAACTCGCGCGTCATCCTCACGCACGACGTCGGTCAGCGAGACAACCTCAGGGTCGGACGGCACGACGGCATCGCGAGCGTGATCGAGACGCTGAAGGGCCACGACCTCTTCGCCCACGTCACGTTGATGCGCTCCGAGCGCTCCGCGATCGCCGCGCTCGTCACCGAGCTGCTGGAGGGCACCGAGCTCAGCTGA
- a CDS encoding exodeoxyribonuclease VII small subunit, whose translation MSAQNDTPVETLSFEAARDELVRVVSELEQGAPTLEQSLALWERGEALAARCEEWLLGAKRRLDAARSAASDEDES comes from the coding sequence ATGAGCGCGCAGAACGACACCCCCGTTGAGACTCTGTCGTTCGAAGCCGCTCGCGACGAACTCGTCAGAGTGGTCTCCGAGCTCGAACAGGGCGCACCGACTCTCGAGCAGTCGCTGGCCCTCTGGGAGCGCGGCGAGGCGCTGGCCGCCCGCTGCGAGGAGTGGCTCCTCGGCGCGAAGCGCCGCCTCGACGCCGCCCGGTCGGCGGCATCCGACGAGGACGAATCGTGA
- a CDS encoding MOSC domain-containing protein — MSRLVAVCAVHRLLPDAGTVGITAIDKRAVDGPVKVGPYGAYADVQADRKHHGGLEKALYAYSQEDADYWASELARELPPGWFGENLRVEGIDVNAALVGEQWRIGASVIVEVTMPRTPCQTFARRVGGDAERGWVRRFSEARRLGPYLRVVKNGKIEAGDEIVVLHRPEGASTILDIYTGP, encoded by the coding sequence GTGAGCCGGCTCGTGGCGGTGTGTGCTGTCCATCGGCTGCTGCCCGATGCCGGAACGGTCGGCATCACCGCGATCGACAAGAGAGCCGTCGACGGGCCGGTGAAGGTGGGGCCCTACGGCGCGTATGCGGATGTGCAGGCAGATCGCAAGCACCACGGCGGTCTCGAGAAGGCCCTGTACGCGTATTCGCAGGAGGACGCCGACTACTGGGCGTCGGAGCTGGCGCGAGAGCTGCCACCCGGCTGGTTCGGCGAGAATCTACGCGTCGAGGGCATCGACGTGAACGCCGCACTCGTGGGGGAGCAGTGGCGGATCGGGGCGAGCGTGATCGTCGAGGTCACGATGCCGCGCACCCCCTGTCAGACGTTCGCCCGGCGCGTGGGTGGGGACGCCGAGCGTGGATGGGTGAGGCGATTCTCCGAAGCGCGCCGCCTCGGTCCGTACCTGCGCGTCGTCAAGAACGGCAAGATCGAGGCCGGCGACGAGATCGTCGTGCTGCACCGCCCTGAGGGCGCGTCGACCATCCTCGACATCTACACCGGTCCTTGA
- the trhA gene encoding PAQR family membrane homeostasis protein TrhA — MPELPLLDAAAKDAAIEIKPTWRGWIHAGTFPIAVVAGIVLISLTVGTPGKWASAVFMATSMLLFGNSALYHRFDWRPTVKMIFKRIDHANILLLIAGTYTPLAVLALPPQKGLLLLVLVWSGALLGILFRVFWINAPRWLYVALYLLLGWAAVMYMVDLMNANFAMMVLVIVGGLLYTGGAVVYAMKKPNPWPGRFGFHEIFHVCTVLAFLCHWAACLLIALAPLSPSLGIPA; from the coding sequence ATGCCTGAACTCCCTCTTCTCGACGCGGCCGCGAAAGACGCCGCGATCGAGATCAAGCCGACCTGGCGCGGCTGGATCCACGCGGGCACCTTCCCGATCGCGGTCGTGGCAGGCATCGTGCTCATCTCGTTGACGGTCGGCACCCCGGGCAAGTGGGCGTCTGCCGTGTTCATGGCCACGTCCATGCTGCTCTTCGGCAACTCCGCGCTGTACCACCGCTTCGACTGGCGCCCGACGGTCAAGATGATCTTCAAGCGCATCGACCACGCCAACATCCTGCTGCTGATCGCCGGCACGTACACGCCGCTCGCCGTCCTCGCCCTTCCTCCGCAGAAGGGGCTGCTGCTGCTCGTCCTGGTGTGGAGCGGCGCGCTGCTCGGCATCCTGTTCCGGGTGTTCTGGATCAACGCACCGCGCTGGCTGTATGTCGCGCTCTACCTGCTGCTCGGCTGGGCGGCCGTGATGTACATGGTCGACCTGATGAACGCGAATTTCGCGATGATGGTGCTCGTCATCGTCGGCGGACTGCTGTACACCGGCGGCGCCGTCGTCTATGCCATGAAGAAGCCCAACCCGTGGCCGGGCCGCTTCGGCTTCCACGAGATCTTCCACGTGTGCACCGTGCTCGCATTCCTGTGCCACTGGGCTGCATGCCTGCTCATCGCCCTGGCACCGCTGAGCCCCTCGCTCGGCATACCCGCCTGA
- a CDS encoding type IV toxin-antitoxin system AbiEi family antitoxin domain-containing protein — protein sequence MLDPRATLISLGGIARGTTLQAHGISRPRLSRAVRDGEVERLRPGVFGTTSVHAEVRSATQHGGALTCAVALRKHGVWVLNDDLRPHVWVGRRGRRFEHRGCRCTSHYFLGDVPLGVVDIETALLQLHQCEGDESFFASLESALNLRKLSRAAALRIRRALPALARWLVDIARSDAQSGLESLLRLRLHIIGIVLASQVQIPGVGRVDFVVGDRLIIEVDGKENHSGPDRRHDDLVRDAAASRLGYETLRFTYAQVVHDWSTVQAAILAAMTRLRDHA from the coding sequence ATGCTCGATCCTCGCGCCACCCTCATCTCCCTCGGCGGCATTGCTCGCGGGACCACTCTTCAGGCACACGGCATAAGCAGGCCGCGGCTGTCGCGTGCGGTTCGCGATGGCGAAGTGGAGCGGTTGCGTCCGGGCGTATTCGGTACGACCTCGGTGCACGCGGAAGTGCGATCCGCGACACAGCACGGCGGCGCGCTCACCTGCGCGGTCGCGCTCCGAAAGCACGGTGTCTGGGTGCTCAATGACGACCTCCGCCCGCACGTCTGGGTAGGCCGCCGCGGACGTCGTTTCGAGCACCGCGGATGCCGTTGCACGAGCCACTACTTCCTCGGCGATGTTCCCCTTGGCGTGGTCGACATCGAGACAGCACTTCTTCAATTGCACCAGTGCGAGGGCGACGAGTCGTTCTTCGCCTCGTTGGAGTCCGCGTTGAACCTCCGCAAGCTGAGCCGTGCTGCTGCGCTGCGCATACGTCGCGCTCTGCCGGCATTGGCTCGGTGGCTGGTCGATATCGCGCGCTCCGACGCGCAGAGCGGTCTGGAGTCCCTTCTGCGCCTGCGGCTTCACATCATCGGAATCGTCCTCGCGAGTCAGGTGCAGATCCCTGGTGTCGGACGAGTGGACTTCGTGGTGGGAGATCGCCTGATCATCGAGGTCGATGGGAAGGAGAATCACAGCGGCCCTGATCGGCGCCATGACGACTTGGTGCGGGATGCCGCGGCATCCCGTCTCGGATACGAGACCCTGAGGTTCACCTACGCCCAGGTCGTTCACGACTGGTCGACCGTACAAGCCGCCATCCTGGCCGCGATGACCCGGCTGCGGGATCACGCGTGA
- a CDS encoding class II fumarate hydratase — protein MTDTHQRSGDEAQYRIEHDTMGVVRVPVNALYGAQTQRAVENFPISGKGLESTQIAALARIKKAAALANKELGTLDGAIADAIAQAADQVAAGAHDGEFPVDTYQTGSGTSSNMNMNEVLATLATRILGASVHPNDHVNASQSSNDVFPTSVHIAVTQALIDTLIPALDHLAVALEAKAELWKDAVKSGRTHLMDATPVTLGQEFGGYARQIRLGIERVQSALPRVAEVPLGGTAVGTGINTPLGFPQKVIALLAAETELPITEAKDHFEAQANRDGLVEASGALRTIAVSLTKINNDLRWMGSGPNTGLGELHIPDLQPGSSIMPGKVNPVVPEAVLMVCARVIGNDATVAWAGASGSFELNVAIPVMGTALLESIRLLSNASRVLADKTIDGLQANLDRAAAFAGMSPSIVTPLNKLIGYEAAAKIAKHSVAKGITVRDAVIDLGYVERGELTLEQLDEKLDLLSMTHAG, from the coding sequence ATGACCGACACACACCAGCGCAGCGGCGACGAGGCGCAGTACCGCATCGAGCACGACACGATGGGTGTGGTGCGGGTGCCCGTGAACGCGCTCTACGGGGCGCAGACGCAGCGCGCCGTGGAGAACTTCCCGATCTCGGGCAAGGGGCTGGAGTCGACGCAGATCGCCGCCCTCGCACGCATCAAGAAGGCCGCCGCTCTGGCGAACAAGGAGCTGGGCACGCTCGACGGCGCGATCGCCGACGCGATCGCGCAGGCTGCCGACCAGGTCGCCGCAGGAGCGCACGACGGCGAGTTCCCGGTCGACACGTACCAGACCGGCTCCGGCACGTCTTCCAACATGAACATGAACGAGGTGCTCGCGACCCTCGCGACCCGCATCCTCGGCGCGTCCGTGCACCCCAACGACCACGTGAACGCCTCGCAGTCGTCAAACGACGTGTTCCCCACATCCGTGCACATCGCCGTGACGCAGGCACTCATCGACACCCTGATCCCGGCTCTCGACCACCTCGCGGTGGCCCTCGAGGCCAAGGCGGAGCTGTGGAAGGACGCAGTCAAGTCCGGCCGCACGCACCTCATGGACGCCACCCCCGTCACCCTCGGCCAGGAGTTCGGCGGTTACGCGCGCCAGATCCGTCTCGGCATCGAGCGCGTGCAGTCGGCACTCCCCCGCGTCGCCGAGGTCCCGCTCGGCGGCACCGCCGTGGGCACCGGCATCAACACCCCGCTCGGCTTCCCGCAGAAGGTCATCGCGCTGCTCGCCGCCGAGACCGAGCTGCCCATCACCGAGGCGAAGGATCACTTCGAAGCTCAGGCCAACCGCGACGGCCTCGTCGAGGCATCCGGCGCCCTGCGCACGATCGCCGTCTCGCTGACGAAGATCAACAACGACCTGCGCTGGATGGGCTCGGGGCCGAACACGGGCCTCGGCGAGCTGCACATCCCCGACCTGCAGCCCGGTTCCTCGATCATGCCCGGCAAGGTCAACCCTGTCGTCCCCGAGGCCGTGCTCATGGTCTGCGCCCGCGTGATCGGCAACGACGCGACGGTCGCGTGGGCCGGAGCATCCGGCTCCTTCGAGCTCAACGTCGCGATCCCCGTCATGGGTACGGCGCTGCTCGAGTCGATCCGCCTGCTCTCGAACGCCTCGCGCGTGCTCGCCGACAAGACGATCGACGGCCTTCAGGCCAACCTCGACCGCGCCGCCGCCTTCGCCGGCATGAGCCCCTCGATCGTGACCCCGCTGAACAAGCTCATCGGATACGAGGCCGCCGCGAAGATCGCGAAGCACTCGGTCGCCAAGGGCATCACTGTGCGCGATGCTGTGATCGACCTCGGCTACGTGGAGCGCGGCGAACTCACGCTGGAGCAGCTCGACGAGAAGCTCGACTTGCTGAGCATGACCCACGCCGGCTGA